CTTAGTGTGGTCTTAACCACTCTCACGCCACAATTAATATCAAAGCCTACGCCACCAGGGGAAATAACCCCATCATCAAGGCAAGTCACCCCAACACCACCAATGGGGAAACCATATCCCCAATGGATATCTGGCATAGCTAAAGAATAGCCTACAATTCCCGGGAGGCAAGCTACATTCGCTACCTGTTCAGGAGCCTGGTCTTTTCGGATTTCATCAATCATACGTTCATTGGCAAAAATCAAACCATCAGTCAACATACCTTTTTTGTAGTCTCGAGGGATCAACCAGCGCCAATCATCGATCTTTTTTAAAGGACCATTCCAAATATTTAACATGGCAATACCCTTTATCTTAAGTATTTTCTTTTTTTATACAAATAAAAGTAGCCAATTATTAAAAATTATTTCTCTATCGTTCGTTTTATCTGATAAAGCGAAAGATTCTGCAGGTTAGCAAGCATATAACAGTCCAATCTTTTAAAAAGAACGGTTAATTTCAGAAAAATGTGCTAAATATCAAGATAAAATTGAGCTCGCCATAAATCTGGTTTTTGTTCTTCCACTCTGGCTTCATAATAAGTACAGGCTTTTACTGAATGCTTTAAAGGATACTTTGTCGAATTGAACAATTCACCTCTAACTCTGGCTTTTATAAAATATTGTCCAATTTCTTTAATCTCAAACTCACATAAGAATACTTGTTCAACATCAAATAGATAGAGAAGTTCGTTAAGCCAAGTAACCAACAAATCTTCATAATCATTCCCATCAACCGCTACAGTTGTTTCAAAGGTAAGGTTATAACATGGATTCTCAGCAATAAGATAAAATAATCCCTGGGCAGAGTGAGCAAAAACTTCTTCCAGGCTTTTACCCCAAGCAACAATACCAATATCTGCGGTATGACTAAGTACCTCGTAGGATTTCATAAAAGAAAAATAAACTCCTTTCCCACGAATTTTTTATTCTCTCAAAAAAATAAACACCTTTACCCTAAGATTTGTTTATTAAACTCGACCTGCGTATTTGGCTTTTTTACTTTATAAACCTATTTTTCAGAAGGAAAATAATTCAAATCTCTGAATCGGTATATATTTATTGATAATAGACTCCCATACTACTGTGTAGTACCTAATGACTATGAAAACCCGGGATTCGACCTATCGTGGCATATCGCTACATTAATTAAAGAAAGTGCACAATTCATTGTGCCCCTACACTTTTTTAATCTTTTGTAGGGGCTTGATTCATCAAGCCCATGGGTTTTCAAGATAGACCCTCGTTTCATTTTTCGTTACCAGATAAGGATGAAAATAGTTACCTAAATCCGTCCTTGTGAGGAGTTCAACCGTTCTTTGGTTGGACGACGTGGCAATCTCGACCACCCACTTCGACATTCTGAGGAGCGTATTATGCGACGTGAGAATCTCATCCATCCAATCCGTCATTCTGAGGAGCGTATTATGCGACGTGAGAATCTCATCTGTTAAAATATTTTTAAGTAAACGAAAAAAAGATGAGTTCCACGCTCCCTCACAAAGCGAGGGATCAGGATGACGCCGGCGGCGTCAGATAAGATCCTCACGCGGAAAAGCACCGCTCAGGATGACGAATTAAAGAATTTGTTGGATGGTATTTTCAGGATAGGCAGGTATTTAAATTCCCATTGGACCCCCTTCTTCTGGTTTAAACATTTGTCGAAGTTTCCGAATCATAATATCAGTCGCATTGATAAAAGCTTCTTCAGTCGAACCACCGATATGAGGGGTACAGATTAAATTATCCAGACATATCAATTCTTTATCACTCGGGGGTTCAGTTTCAAAAACGTCCAAGGCTGCTCCAGCTAAATGACCATTTGCTAACGCTTGCATGAGAGCTTTGTGATCAATTACTTTACCCCGAGAAGTGTTAATCAAATAGGAGCCTTTTTTCATTAATTGAATGGCTTCTGCTGATATCATTCCCTTGGTCTCTTCACTCATGATAACATGGAGCGAAACAATATCACTCACCGATAGTAAATCTTCAAGGCGAACCGCCCGTTTTACTTCAGATTTAGCAAATTGTTCTTCAGGAATATAGGGATCATAAGCAACAACCTGAGCATTCATAGCTTTAACTATAGCTGCAACTCTCCGACCAATGCCTCCAAACCCAATAATTCCCCAGACCTTTCCTTCTATGGTCCTACCGGTATATTTACTTTTTGCCCAATCCCCGGATTTTAAAAGACTACAAGTGGTAAAAGCATATCTCAACAAGCTAATGGCTAAACCTATCGTCAGTTCGGAAACACTGGCAGCAGAAGCTTCAGGAGTGTTGATTACTTTCACTCCTTTATTTTTGCAGGCTTCCTTATCGATATTATCGGTACCAACCCCTGGTCGAGCAACAACTTTTAAGGTTGGTGCATTATTAATAATATTTGCAGTCACTTTTGGTTTTGACCGAACCACAAAAACCTGTTTATCTTGAATTTTTTGAATGATCTCATTCTCATCATCTGAATTTAGAATAGTAACTGGCCCAACCGCTTCATTCAATCTTTTTGCCATATCCTCTGGTACTCCAGCAGCGCACAAGACCCGAATTTCTTCACTCATGTTCATAAACCTCCCAAGCTTTGTTAAGTGCCGCTTCGGTATTTAATGCTTTTCCTTGAGACTTAAAAGCTCGCCCTAGAGTAATTAAGGTATTTGAAATATCAAAGGCATCGACATATCCTAAATGACCAACTCGAATAATTCTCCCTTTCAGCTGACCTTGGCCACCAGCAATGACTATTCCATTGTTACGGAAAAAGCCGGTGATTTTTCCGGCTTCAATTCCTTCGGGTAGAATTATTGAAGTAACTGCCGGAGACGCGATTTTTTCATCTTTAACCATTAACTCTAAGCCAAGTGCTTCTACGCCGGTACGAAACATTTTAGATAATTGCAGATGACGTTTAAAAACGTTCTCCAAGCCTTCTTGCTTTATCATATTCAATGCTTCATTTAAGCCAAATAGCAAGGTTACCGCTGGGGTATAAGGATTTTCTGGAGTCGGCTTTTTAAGCGATTTTAATGCATTAGCTAAATCCCAGTAGTACCTTGGGCACTTTGCTTCTTGATTGTATTCCCAACCTTTTTTACTTACACTGAAGAAACACAAGCCAGGAGGAGTCATTAGAGCTTTTTGTGAAGCGGTAATAACGACATCAATTCCCCATAAATCAGTTTTACAGTCAATCGCTACCAGCGAACTCACCGCATCAACTAAATACAGAACATTATGTTTTTGGCAAACTTCACCAATTGATTTAAGATCCGAGTAAACTCCGGTGGATGTTTCGTTATGGGTAATAAAAACGCCTTTTACGTCTTTTCCAGCTTCACTACTAAGGAGGAGATCGATGTCCTGAGCCGTAACTGCTTTCCCCCACTCACCTCCTAAGCGAATGGGTTGCAGCCCAAATATTTCAGCGATTTTCGCCCATCGGCTCCCAAATTCTCCTATAATCCCAAATGCAACCTTATCGCCAGGAGAAAAGAAATTAACAATAGCTCCTTCCATGGCTCCGGTTCCTGCCCCGGGAAAGACTAAAACGTCATTTTGGGTTTGGAATACATATTGTAGTTTCTCGGTAATATCCTTCAAAAGAGCTCCAAAAGCCGGAACTCGGTGGTGTATGATCTCCTGAGCCATTGCTAAAGAGACTTGTGATGGGACTTGGGTTGGTCCTGGTGTCATTAAAAAGGACGATTTCATGATCTTACCTCCTTGTTCAGCTCGAATTAGGTGATATGAATAACAACAAATAAAACAAAAAAGCCCTCACCCATAGGGGCGAGAGCCTACTCGCGGTGCCACCCTTTTCAGTGGAAAACCACCCTCAATATCTTAACGCATTTTGCGATGAGAATTTCTATTCTTCCCACGGCTCCAGGGCGGATTCAAGGAACAAAAACACCGGTTCGCATCAACCACCGGTTTTCTGATGTTTCTCCTTCCCTTTACTACTCCCCTTCATAGCCATTTTCTCTATTTACTTTTGCCGATAATATAGCACACGCATTTGAAAAGTCAATAGATTCCTTATATCCTTAAGGTTAATTTAAGGAATTGCCATTCATAAATTCTTTTAAAATGCCTAACTGAAAAATTTTAAAAAGATGAAGAATCAATAATACTATCTATTCTATTTCATTTTATTATACCAATTAACATCCAATTCCTTAACTGCTCTCGCTTCATCCAAACGTCTTATTGGAGTATTAAAGGGCGCATTTTTTAGCTTATCTGGATTCTCCACAGCTTCCATAGCTATTTCATTCATCATGTGAGCAAATTGATCCAGTGTTTCTTTGTTCTCCGTTTCGGTTGGTTCAATCATCATCGCCTCTTCAACTATAAGTGGGAAATAAATTGTTGGAGGATGATATCCATAATCTAATAATCTCTTAGCTATATCTAAGGCTCTTACTCCATGCGATTTTTGTCTTTTCCCTGATAAGACAAATTCGTGTTTACAGGCCTGGTTAAAGGGGAGATGATAGTTTTTTTCGAGCAACCGCATCAGATAATTAGCATTGAGTACCGCTGTTTCGCTTACTTCACGAAGACCCTGAGCTCCAAGGGATCTGATATAAGCA
This Candidatus Atribacteria bacterium ADurb.Bin276 DNA region includes the following protein-coding sequences:
- the slcC gene encoding (S)-sulfolactate dehydrogenase, with translation MSEEIRVLCAAGVPEDMAKRLNEAVGPVTILNSDDENEIIQKIQDKQVFVVRSKPKVTANIINNAPTLKVVARPGVGTDNIDKEACKNKGVKVINTPEASAASVSELTIGLAISLLRYAFTTCSLLKSGDWAKSKYTGRTIEGKVWGIIGFGGIGRRVAAIVKAMNAQVVAYDPYIPEEQFAKSEVKRAVRLEDLLSVSDIVSLHVIMSEETKGMISAEAIQLMKKGSYLINTSRGKVIDHKALMQALANGHLAGAALDVFETEPPSDKELICLDNLICTPHIGGSTEEAFINATDIMIRKLRQMFKPEEGGPMGI
- a CDS encoding Soluble hydrogenase 42 kDa subunit, which encodes MKSSFLMTPGPTQVPSQVSLAMAQEIIHHRVPAFGALLKDITEKLQYVFQTQNDVLVFPGAGTGAMEGAIVNFFSPGDKVAFGIIGEFGSRWAKIAEIFGLQPIRLGGEWGKAVTAQDIDLLLSSEAGKDVKGVFITHNETSTGVYSDLKSIGEVCQKHNVLYLVDAVSSLVAIDCKTDLWGIDVVITASQKALMTPPGLCFFSVSKKGWEYNQEAKCPRYYWDLANALKSLKKPTPENPYTPAVTLLFGLNEALNMIKQEGLENVFKRHLQLSKMFRTGVEALGLELMVKDEKIASPAVTSIILPEGIEAGKITGFFRNNGIVIAGGQGQLKGRIIRVGHLGYVDAFDISNTLITLGRAFKSQGKALNTEAALNKAWEVYEHE